The DNA region TCGAGCAGAATGACGTCCGGCCGCAGCCGCTCGGCCGCCTCCAAACAGGACGCCCCATCGGACGCCTCGCCGACGACCGTCATGTCGTCCTGCACGTCGAGGAACGTGCGCAGCCCCTGCCGCACCATCGGGTGGTCGTCCACCACCAAGATCCTGATGTCCTCAGTCAACCGGCACCTCCAAACGCACCGTCGTCCCGCCGGGCTGCTCGGAGGTCACGTTGAGCCGCCCACCCGCGGCCCGCGCCCGTTCGCGCATCGATCCCAAGCCCAGGCGGCGTGTCGACGGCCCGGAGGACGACGGATCGAAGCCGACCCCGTCGTCTTCGATGACCAGCACGAGCTTCTGCGAGGCGAAGCACAGATCGATGTCGATCTTGCTCGCCTTGGCGTGGCGCAGCGCGTTGTGGAGCGCTTCCTGGACGATCCGGTACACCGCCTCCTCGCGCGCCGCCGCCAACCGTGGAACATCCCGGCTCCGGAACCGCACCGCGGGCTCGTGGACGCGGTCGAGAAGATCGACTTGCTTGCGCAAGGCGATGTCCAGGCCGTCACCGGCCAGGTCTGGCGAGCGGAGCCCGAACACGACCGCGGCCAACTCGTCTGCGGCTTCCGCCGCCAGCCCTCGCACGGTGTCGACCTCGCGTCTGACTTGAGCGACGTCGCGATCGAGCAGCGGAACAAGCGCGTCCGCGATGAGCCGGAGGCTGAACAGCTTCTGGGTGACCGAGTCGTGCAGCTCGCGGGCGATCCGTGTGCGCTCCTCCACAATGGACAACTCGCGGCTGCGCTCGAACAACCGGGCGTTGACGAGCGCGATGGCGGCGTGGTTGGCGAGCAGCGCGAGCAGTTCCTCGTCTCCCTCGGTGAAACCGCCCGGTTCATCCTTGTTGGCCACGAAGATCTCGCCGAGGATCTCGTCGCCGTCGGTGATGGGCATGCCGAGGAAGTCCGTCAGCACCGGATGCGCCGACGGCCACCAACCGAATCTCGGGTGCTGTCTGATGTCGTCCATCCGGATCGGATTCGGATCAGACAGCAGGACGCCGAGTAAGCCGTGCTGGCGGGGCACGGGCCCGATCGCGGCCCACTGCTCGTCGCTGACCCCGTCGGCGAGGAACTCGGCGAAGCCGCCGTCGGCATCGGGCACCCCGAGTGCGGCGTACCGCGCGCCCACGAGTCTGCGTGCGGAAGTCAGGATCGTCTGCAGCACATCGCGCACAGACAGATGCGTGGCGACGGCGAGCACCGCGTTGCTCACCTCGCGCAGTTCGTTCCGCTGGATTCCGGTCACGAATTCACGGTACCCACGCCCGCCGACGAAAAGCCTGGTCCTAAGACCAAAGTCGTAGAGAAGTCTGGTCTCTGGTCCGATGGCGAGCCCGCCCGACCGGCCTAACGTCGATCACGAAGCACCCACCGACGAAAGGACGGACATGCCCGTCGCCATAATCACCGGCGCCTCCCGCGGCCTGGGCCAGGCACTCGCGGCCGGACTCGCAGACAACGGCTGGGACCTGGTGCTCGACGCCCGCGGCGGCGCCGCGTTGGCCGAGTCCGCCGCCGACCTGCCCGGTTCGATCCGGACAGTCCCTGGCGACATCACCGACGCCGGACACCGGGCCGACCTGCTCGCCGCGGCCGACGCCCTGGGCGGCGCCACACTGCTCATCAACAACGCGGGCGCGCTCGGGCCGAGTCCGTTGCCCAAGCTCGCCGACCTCCCGCTCGACGCCGCCCGCGAGCTGTTCGAGGTCAACGTCCTGGCGTTGCTCGCGCTGACCCAACTCGTGCTGCCCGGGCTGCGCGAACGCTCGGGGAGCATCATCAACATCACGTCCGACGCCGCCGTCGAGGCCTACGAGGGCTGGGGCGGCTACGGAGCGTCGAAGGCCGCGGTGGAACAGCTCAGCAACGTGTTGTCGGCCGAGGAACCGGACGTTCGGGTCTGGTGGACCGACCCGGGGGACCTGCGCACCCAGATGCATCAGGACGCCTTCCCCGGCGAGGACATCGGCGACCGGCCGCTACCGGCCACCGTGGTGCCCGCCGTACTGAAACTGCTCGCCGAGCAGCCAGAATCCGGCCGCTACCAGCTGCCGAAGCTGACGTGAGCCCGCCGCGCGCGCTGTGGATCCCGTTCGAGGTCGATGACATCGAGGAGTCGCTCGCGTTCTACCGCGACCGCCTCGGGCTTTCCGAAGTGGACAGCTGGTCCGTCGACGACGAGCGCGGGACCGTGCTCGAGGTAGCACCGGGCGCCTTCCTCGAATTCGTCTCCGGTCGCGGGATTCGTCAAGCCGGGCCGCCCCCGCTCGCTGTCGAATTGCCAACCGTATCCGCCGTCGAACACGCCTTCGCCGCGCTGGGCCAAAGGCCCGTGAATCGGCCGCCCGGCCGGTACCCGCGAGGCCATTTCGGGTTCGAGGTCAGCGGTCCAACGGGCGAACGGCTGATGGTGTGGACCGAGAAACGAGACCACTCAACGAGTTCGGAGCAGGGATGACAACAGTGATCGAAGGTGCCATGTCCGCGATGGAGTTCGCCCTCCCACCAGACCTCGAGGCGCACGAACCCCCCGAGGCCCGGGGTCTGTCACGTGACGGCGTCCGACTACTGGTCGGCAGCGGATCGAGTGTCCAGCACCATCGATTCGCCGACCTCCCGACCATCCTGACCCCTGGCGACCTGCTAGTCGTCAACACCTCGGCCACGATTCCCGCGGCGGTGCGGGTCCTGGGAAGCGACCTGTCTGTGCACTTCTCGACCGAGCTTCCGAACGGCCGGTGGCTCGTCGAACTCCGGAAGGCCGGTGGTCAGGCGACCGTCCCCTACCGCTCCGGCGTCCCCGACACGCGGTACGACCTGCCCGAAGGCGCGTCAGTCACGCTGACAGCGCCGTACTCACGGGACCGGCTGTGGGAGGCCACAGTGGACCCCGGTGCGTTCGGTTCCATGCTCGGCTACCTGAGAGCTCTAGGCAGGCCGATCCGATACGAGTACGTCCCACGCGACTGGCCGATCCGGTACTACCAGTCGGTCTTCGGCACCAACCCTGGCAGCGCGGAGATGCCCAGCGCCTCTCGTCCGTTCACCGACCGAATCGTCACCACCTTGGTCTCGGCGGGCGTCCGGTTCGCCCCGGTCATGCTGCACACGGGGGTGGCCTCGCCGGAAGCGCACGAACGGCCCTACCCCGAGAGGTTCAGCGTCGGCGAGCCGACGGCCGCGCTGGTCAACCACACCAGACAGGAAGGACACCGGGTGATAGCCGTTGGCACGACCGCGGTGCGGGCGCTGGAGAGCGCGGTCGGGCCCGATAGGACCGTCCAGCCGACGGCGGGCTGGACCGACCTGATCGTCTCGCCTGACCGGGGAGTTCAGGTGGTCGACGGACTGCTCACCGGCTTCCACGAACCCCGCGCCTCCCACCTCGACATGCTCGCCGCCATCGCGGGCACCTCCCTGCTCAGCGAGTGCTATCGAGAGGCCATCGCCCACAGGTACTTATGGCACGAGTTCGGCGACCTGAACCTGCTGGTGCCCTGACACCACCCCCGACAGAAAGGAGGACGCACGCGACAGCACCCCAGCACGAGGCGGTCGGTGCCCGGCCTGGGTGAAGGACGAGCGGTAGGCAGGTGCCCGTCGGCCAACCTAGGAAACGGTCGACCAACGTCGGAAACGACAGGCGAGGCGGGCAAGGCGGATAGCCCGGGCACGAACGCATCCGAGCTGTAGCCGCTACCAAAGGCGGAGACGGCGCACGCAAGTCCAGTCGGGACCGCAGGAAGCGCGCGAACTCGACCTTGCCGCAATCAAACCCGCGACGAACACGCACCTCGGCCGTAGCGGTACGAAACGCGCGTGTTCGACCTAGCCGCCATCGAGGACCGGGACCCACGCACGCTGCAGACCGGCTGCAGTGCTCGACCGACGACCGCGAGCGGCGGTCAGCAGCCTCAGAGATCAGCCAGAGCGCGGCGGGGCTGGCTGTGTGGGTGCCGGTTGAAGGCTCCTGGGGTCGCGCCCCCGGAAGCTCTCGGCCGACGAGCTGACAGCGCCGCCGTCACCATCGAGCTGACCGCGCCGCCGATCACCGCGACCGCGAGGTCGGGTCAGGTGGTGACGTCAGGTGGTGACGTTGACGGTGGAAGGAGTGGGTGAGTCGGCGTAGAGGTCGTCGATGTCGTGGGCGTATTTCTCGGCGATGGGCTTGCGACGGAGTTTGAGGGTGGGGGTGAGTTCGTCGCCGCCGGGTTCCCAGAAGGTGGGGACGATGCGGAAGCGTTTGATCTGTTCGACGCGGGAGAGGGTTGTGTTGCCCTTGCGGACCGCGTCGGTGACGAGGGTGCGGAGGGAGTCGTGGGTGAGGACTGCGCTTGGGGAGGAGGTGTCGATGCCATGTTTCGCGGCTAGGGCGGTGGCGGCGTCCTGGTCTACGACGATCAGGGCGGAGATGTAGGGGCGGTCGTCGCCGATGGCGACTACCTGCCCGATGAGGGAGCTGGCGGCTTTGACGGCGTTCTCGATGTTCGTCGGGGACATGTTCTTGCCGGAGGAGTTGATGATCAACTCCTTCTTGCGGTCGACGATGGTTACGTAGCCGTCCGCATCGATCACGCCGATGTCGCCGGTGTGAACCCAGCCGTCGGCATCGACCGTCTCGGCGGTCTTCTCCGGGTCGTTGCGGTAGCCGCGCATGACCGAGCCTGCTCGGATGAGGAGTTCGCCGTCGTCGGCGAGGGTGATCTCGGCGCCGTGGACGGGCGTGCCTACGGTGCCGAGCTTGACCGCGCCCGCGCGGGTGGACGTGCCGAGGCCGGCGGTCTCGGACATGCCCCAGATCTCGTACACGGGCAGGCCGATGCCCCAGAAGAACTCGATGGTGTCGAGTGGGATCGCCGCGGCGCCGGAGGCTGGGACCTTGGCTTCGTCGAGGCCGAGCTTGTGGCGGAGCTTGGAGAGCACGAGCTTGTCGGCGAGCTTGTGCTGCACGGCGAGGGTGGCCGGGATGGACTCGCCCGCGAGTTCGAGCAGGGCCTTGCGCCTGCCGACGGCCAGGGCCCAGGCGGCGATCTTGCGCTTGGCGCCGCTGGGTTCGGCGGCGAGCGCGGTGTCGATGGCGAGTTTGAACTTCTGCCAGACGCGGGGCACGCCGAAGAACACGTGCGGGCGGGCGTCGGGCAGGGCGGTGACGAGCTGTTTGGGGTCGGCCACGGAGGTGACCACGGTGCCGAAGAACATGGAGAGGTAGTGCGCGATCACCCGGTCGGCGATGTGCGCCGACGGCAGGAACGACAGCACGCGGTCGCCGGGGGTCACATCGTAGGCGGCGCGGACCGCGTCGGTGACCGCGAGGACGTTGCGGTGGGTCAGCTCGACGCCCTTGGGTGGGCCGGTGGTGCCCGAGGTGTAGATGATCGTGGCGATGTCCTCCGGCTCGACCGCGGCCCACGCGGCGTCGAAGTCGAAGTCGGGGGCGCCGGCGGACTCCAGGTCGGCCAACGTCATGACGCCTTCGGCGGCGCCGTCGACGCAGATGATCGTCAATTCAGCGTCGACCGCTCGCAGGGTCGGCAGGAACACCTTCTCGGTGACCACGATCTTGTTGCCCGCGTTGGAGAACACGTAGTTGAGCTGCTCGGCCGCACTGGTGTTGTAGACCGAGAACGGAACCGCGCCCAGATGCAGGGCTGCGGTGTCCACGAGGTGGAACTCGGGGCGGTTGGTGAGCATGATGCCCACCGTGTCGCACTTGCCCACACCCAGGGAGGCAAGCCCGGCCGCGATGCCGCGCACCCGGTCGGCGTACTCCCGCCACTTGATCGACACGACGTCGCCGGTGGTGCGCAAGGCGACCTGGTCGGGGATCTGCCGCGCGGTCGACTGGAAGGCCGCGCACAGGGACTCGGGCTGGCTCATACGCGTCGCCTCTCGGGCTGTGAGCTGTGGCACAGAGGCGTGATCGTATGTAGTGCGAACGACGTCTGTCTACGGCCGATTCGTCCGATTTCAGCCCGCGCCGAGGCAAATGAACGGCCGCCGGTACGGATCTCCGGCCACCGCCTCGGCCAACGCCCTTGCCGGGTCCACCCCGGCCGCCAGCCGCTGGTGGTAGTCGACCATCGCCGTGGCCGCCGATTCGTCCCCGACCCGGCTCGTGGCCGCCACCACGGTGCGCACCCCGCTGGCCAACAGCGCCCCGGCGTAGCCAAGGGCCTCATCGCCGGGGCGCACGTAGTTGAGCGCCAGCTCGCACGCCGCCAACACGACCTGCCGGGGCGGTTGGCGCAGCCGGGCCACCTCGTAGGCGAACAACGGACCGTCGGCCAACTCCAGCCGCGAGAACAGCGCGTTGGTCGGCTCGTGCTCGCCATGCGCGGCCAGGTGGGCCAGTTCCGTCCCGTCCAACGCCGCCAACACTTCGGCGACCGTGGCCCCAGGCCCTTCCAGGAAGGCGGCGTCGGCGTAGGTCGACCGCAACGCCGCGTCCTCGGCGACGGTACCGGTGAGCATGGGCCCCCGAGCCAGCAGCGTCCGGCCGCCGGACGTCCCGGATCCTTGCGCGGACAACCATGCCGTCGCCGACGGAGCGACGAC from Alloactinosynnema sp. L-07 includes:
- a CDS encoding GAF domain-containing sensor histidine kinase, which encodes MTGIQRNELREVSNAVLAVATHLSVRDVLQTILTSARRLVGARYAALGVPDADGGFAEFLADGVSDEQWAAIGPVPRQHGLLGVLLSDPNPIRMDDIRQHPRFGWWPSAHPVLTDFLGMPITDGDEILGEIFVANKDEPGGFTEGDEELLALLANHAAIALVNARLFERSRELSIVEERTRIARELHDSVTQKLFSLRLIADALVPLLDRDVAQVRREVDTVRGLAAEAADELAAVVFGLRSPDLAGDGLDIALRKQVDLLDRVHEPAVRFRSRDVPRLAAAREEAVYRIVQEALHNALRHAKASKIDIDLCFASQKLVLVIEDDGVGFDPSSSGPSTRRLGLGSMRERARAAGGRLNVTSEQPGGTTVRLEVPVD
- a CDS encoding SDR family oxidoreductase; this translates as MPVAIITGASRGLGQALAAGLADNGWDLVLDARGGAALAESAADLPGSIRTVPGDITDAGHRADLLAAADALGGATLLINNAGALGPSPLPKLADLPLDAARELFEVNVLALLALTQLVLPGLRERSGSIINITSDAAVEAYEGWGGYGASKAAVEQLSNVLSAEEPDVRVWWTDPGDLRTQMHQDAFPGEDIGDRPLPATVVPAVLKLLAEQPESGRYQLPKLT
- a CDS encoding VOC family protein; amino-acid sequence: MSPPRALWIPFEVDDIEESLAFYRDRLGLSEVDSWSVDDERGTVLEVAPGAFLEFVSGRGIRQAGPPPLAVELPTVSAVEHAFAALGQRPVNRPPGRYPRGHFGFEVSGPTGERLMVWTEKRDHSTSSEQG
- a CDS encoding S-adenosylmethionine:tRNA ribosyltransferase-isomerase — encoded protein: MTTVIEGAMSAMEFALPPDLEAHEPPEARGLSRDGVRLLVGSGSSVQHHRFADLPTILTPGDLLVVNTSATIPAAVRVLGSDLSVHFSTELPNGRWLVELRKAGGQATVPYRSGVPDTRYDLPEGASVTLTAPYSRDRLWEATVDPGAFGSMLGYLRALGRPIRYEYVPRDWPIRYYQSVFGTNPGSAEMPSASRPFTDRIVTTLVSAGVRFAPVMLHTGVASPEAHERPYPERFSVGEPTAALVNHTRQEGHRVIAVGTTAVRALESAVGPDRTVQPTAGWTDLIVSPDRGVQVVDGLLTGFHEPRASHLDMLAAIAGTSLLSECYREAIAHRYLWHEFGDLNLLVP
- a CDS encoding long-chain fatty acid--CoA ligase, with translation MSQPESLCAAFQSTARQIPDQVALRTTGDVVSIKWREYADRVRGIAAGLASLGVGKCDTVGIMLTNRPEFHLVDTAALHLGAVPFSVYNTSAAEQLNYVFSNAGNKIVVTEKVFLPTLRAVDAELTIICVDGAAEGVMTLADLESAGAPDFDFDAAWAAVEPEDIATIIYTSGTTGPPKGVELTHRNVLAVTDAVRAAYDVTPGDRVLSFLPSAHIADRVIAHYLSMFFGTVVTSVADPKQLVTALPDARPHVFFGVPRVWQKFKLAIDTALAAEPSGAKRKIAAWALAVGRRKALLELAGESIPATLAVQHKLADKLVLSKLRHKLGLDEAKVPASGAAAIPLDTIEFFWGIGLPVYEIWGMSETAGLGTSTRAGAVKLGTVGTPVHGAEITLADDGELLIRAGSVMRGYRNDPEKTAETVDADGWVHTGDIGVIDADGYVTIVDRKKELIINSSGKNMSPTNIENAVKAASSLIGQVVAIGDDRPYISALIVVDQDAATALAAKHGIDTSSPSAVLTHDSLRTLVTDAVRKGNTTLSRVEQIKRFRIVPTFWEPGGDELTPTLKLRRKPIAEKYAHDIDDLYADSPTPSTVNVTT